The following proteins are co-located in the Triticum aestivum cultivar Chinese Spring chromosome 1A, IWGSC CS RefSeq v2.1, whole genome shotgun sequence genome:
- the LOC123064367 gene encoding uncharacterized protein, translating into MEIPRLPAAARRVDSRNFRGISDFRPVRCLSVPSPHAIATATPAPPFALTRGVLRRRCGAAAMEVLSSSRFSSAFPSLLDHVSRPPNPPRRHRHGRRRCLQTLASAPADAAAPSPSSSPPSLSRILAAALRGGRARGELPGLAAAGGGGAGIGTLLMSTTAAAVTKARESPYLLALAANPTFVSGMVAFAVAQAAKALLTSVVERRWSLRTLCSSGGMPSSHSALCTALTASVALCHGVGDALFPVCLGFSLIVMYDATGVRRHAGMQAEVLNKIVEDLFQGHPISERKLKELLGHTPSQVFAGASLGILVAWFCCQGCIGAI; encoded by the exons ATGGAAATCCCCAGactgcccgccgccgcgcgccgcgtAGACTCCAGAAACTTCAGGGGCATTTCGGACTTCCGTCCAGTGAGGTGTCTGTCAGTGCCGAGCCCCCACGCAATCGCCACGGCCACACCAGCTCCTCCGTTCGCGCTCACTCGCGGGGTCCTCCGGCGGCGATGCGGAGCAGCAGCCATGGAGGTGCTCAGCTCCAGCCGCTTCTCTAGCGCCTTCCCCAGCCTCCTCGACCACGTCTCCAGGCCGCCGAAtcccccgcgccgccaccgccacggCCGCCGCCGTTGTCTCCAGACGCTAGCCTCCGCGCCCGCCgatgccgccgcgccgtcgccctcGTCCTCGCCGCCGTCGCTCTCCCGGATCCTGGCCGCCGCGCTGAGGGGAGGGCGCGCGCGGGGGGAGCTGCCCGGCCTGGCCGCGGCGGGCGGAGGCGGGGCGGGGATAGGGACGCTGCTGATgagcacgacggcggcggcggtgaccaAGGCGCGGGAGAGCCCGTACCTGCTGGCGCTCGCGGCGAACCCGACGTTCGTGTCGGGGATGGTGGCGTTCGCGGTGGCGCAGGCCGCCAAGGCCCTGCTCACCTCCGTGGTGGAGCGGCGGTGGAGCCTGCGGACGCTGTGCAGCTCCGGGGGCATGCCCTCCTCGCACTCCGCGCTCTGCACCGCGCTCACCGCCTCCGTCGCGCTCTGCCACGGCGTCGGCGACGCGCTCTTCCCCGTCTGCCTCGGCTTCAGCCTCATCGTCATGTACGACGCCACCGGCGTCCGGCGCCACGCCGGGATGCAGGCCGAG GTGCTCAATAAGATCGTTGAGGACCtgttccaaggccaccccatcagcGAAAGGAAGCTCAAGGAGCTGCTAGGGCACACCCCGTCGCAGGTCTTCGCCGGCGCGTCCCTGGGCATCCTGGTGGCCTGGTTCTGCTGCCAGGGCTGCATCGGTGCCATCTGA